Genomic DNA from Marnyiella aurantia:
GCAGTTTCCATTGGTGATGAACTTCCTGCAGGTATCATGAAACTTGCTAAAGTTTATATTGCCAAAAAGCGTAAGCTTAATGTTGGTGATAAGATGGCAGGTCGTCACGGTAACAAAGGTATTGTATCCAGAATCGTTCGCGAGGAGGACATGCCGTTCCTGGAAGACGGAACACCTGTGGACATCGTACTGAACCCACTTGGGGTACCTTCACGTATGAACATTGGTCAGATCTATGAAACTGTACTTGGATGGGCCGGTCAGAAACTGGGGCTTAAGTTTGCCACACCAATCTTCGACGGCGCTTCACTGGATCAGATTACAGAGTATACAGAGCAGGCTAACCTTCCTAAATACGGCAGTACTTACCTGTATGACGGTGGTACCGGCGAGAGATTCTCCCAACCGGCTACAGTAGGTATCATTTACATGCTGAAACTGGGTCACATGGTAGACGACAAGATGCACGCACGTTCAATCGGACCTTACTCACTTATTACGCAGCAGCCATTAGGTGGTAAAGCGCAGTTTGGTGGACAGAGATTCGGTGAGATGGAGGTTTGGGCTCTTGAAGCATTCGGTGCATCCAATATCCTTAGGGAAATCCTTACTGTGAAGTCGGATGACGTAATTGGTAGAGCAAAAACATATGAAGCCATCGCCAAAGGTGAGGCTATGCCTGAACCGGGAATTCCTGAATCATTCAACGTATTGCTGCATGAATTACAGGGTCTGGGTCTGGATGTAAGACTAGAAGAATAGACAAGAGACGTACAGACAGGAGACCTGTTTTTTACCATTAAACAGTCTCTGATCTCAAATCTTTTAATCTTTAAATCTAAACAATAAAAAATGTCAAATAAAAATAAATCAAGTAGATTTAATAAAATCACCATCGGTCTTGCATCGCCGGAATCTATCCTGCAGGAATCCAGGGGAGAGATCCTGAAGCCCGAAACAATTAACTACAGAACCCACAAGCCTGAAAGGGACGGTCTGTTCTGCGAGAAAATATTCGGACCTGTGAAGGATTACGAATGTGCCTGCGGAAAGTATAAGAGAATCCGTTATAAGGGTATCGTTTGTGACCGTTGTGGTGTTGAAGTGACCGAGAAAAAAGTACGTAGAGAGAGAATTGGACATATCAATCTGGTAGTTCCTATCGCTCATATCTGGTACTTCCGTTCCTTACCGAACAAAATCGGATACCTGTTAGGGATGCCGTCCAAGAAGCTGGACATGATCATATACTATGAAAGGTATGTGGTAATTCAGCAGGGTATTGCCAAAAAAGCCGACGGTTCTGATTTCGATCCTATGGAATTCCTTACAGAAGAGGAATATCTTGATGTTCTGGAAACACTGCCACCGGATAACCAGTACCTTGATGATGCTGACCCAAATAAATTCCTCGCGAAAATGGGTGCCGAGGCTGTAGAAGAGCTTCTGAAAAGAATCAAACTGGACGAGCTTTCCTTTGATCTGAGACATAAAGCGCATAACGAAGGTTCCAAGCAAAGAAGAACTGAAGCCCTTAAGCGTCTGAATGTTGTTGAGGCTTTAAGAGGAGCAAACACAAGAATGATTAACCGTCCGGAATGGATGGTAATGAGAGTTCTTCCTGTTATACCACCGGAACTGAGACCATTGGTTCCTCTGGATGGAGGACGTTTTGCAACTTCCGACTTAAATGACCTTTACAGAAGGGTAATTATCCGTAACAACCGTCTGAAGAGACTTCTTGAAATCAAAGCTCCGGAAGTTATCCTTAGAAACGAAAAAAGGATGCTTCAGGAATCTGTGGATTCACTTTTCGATAACACCAGAAAATCTTCTGCTGTAAAATCGGAATCCAACAGACCACTGAAATCTCTTTCCGACTCACTGAAAGGTAAGCAGGGACGTTTCCGTCAGAACTTACTTGGTAAGCGTGTGGATTACTCAGCGCGTTCGGTAATTGTTGTAGGACCAAACCTGAAACTTCACGAGTGTGGTATCCCTAAGGATATGGCAGCCGAACTTTACAAGCCGTTCATCATCAGAAAACTGATTGAAAGAGGAATTGTAAAGACTGTAAAATCAGCAAAAAGAATCATCGACAGAAAAGAACCTGTTGTTTATGATATCCTGGAGAATGTAATGAAAGGCCACCCGGTTCTTCTGAACAGGGCACCTACTCTTCACAGACTCGGTATCCAGGCGTTCCAGCCAAAGATGATCGAAGGAAAAGCTATTCAGCTTCACCCATTGGTTACTACGGCATTTAATGCGGATTTTGATGGTGACCAGATGGCGGTACACTTACCGTTAGGCCCTGAGGCTATTTTGGAAGCTCAGCTTTTGATGTTAGGTTCTCAGAATATCCTTAACCCTGCAAACGGTTCCCCAATTACGGTACCTTCTCAGGACATGGTATTGGGTCTGTATTTCATGACCAAGCAGTTAGACTCTACGGATACAATGAAAGTGAAAGGTGAAGGTCTTGCCTTCTATTCACCGGAAGAAGTAGAAATCGCATATGCTGAAGGTCAGATTTCACTTAATGCCAAAGTCAGATGCCGTCTTCCTGTTAAAGAAAACGGTGAGATCGTAACAAGACTGATAGACACAACTGTAGGTAGAATTCTTTTCAACCAGATCGTACCTAAGGAGTCAGGTTTCATTAACGAACTCCTAACCAAGAAGTCGCTGAGAAACGTTATTGGCCGAGTACTGGCTGATACGGATTTCCCAACCACGGTGCGCTTCCTGGACGATATGAAAGACCTTGGTTATGATAACGCCTTCCGCGGTGGACTTTCGTTCAGCCTTGGTGATATCGTGATCCCGGAAGAAAAGAAAACGATGGTTGCACAAGCTGTTGAGAATGTTGATGAAATTAAGGCCAACTATAATATGGGTCTAATTACAGATACAGAAAGATATAACCAGGTAATTGACGTTTGGACAAACACCAACGCCGGATTAACAGAGATGATTATGAGCAGGATGAAAACCGACCAGGGTGGGTTCAATTCGGTTTATATGATGCTTGATTCCGGAGCAAGGGGTTCCAAAGAGCAGATCCGTCAGCTTTCAGGTATGAGAGGTCTGATGGCGAAACCGCAAAAAGCCGGTTCTACAGGTGCCGAGATTATTGAAAACCCGATTGTGGCAAACTTTAAGGAAGGTCTGTCCATCCTGGAGTACTTTATCTCTACCCACGGTGCACGTAAGGGTCTTGCAGATACCGCACTTAAGACGGCGGATGCTGGTTACCTTACACGTAGACTTGTAGACGTTGCTCAGGATGTGATCATTACTCAGGATGACTGTGGAACTCTTAGAGGTACAGAAGTTTCTCCGCTGAAGAAAAATGATGAGATCGTTGAAAGAATTTCCGAGAGAATATTGGGTAGGGTTTCCCTGCACGATGTGTACCATCCGGAAACTGACGAACTTTTAGTTCATGCCGATACCATCATCAACGAAGCATTAGCTAAACTTGTTGAAGAAGCAGGTATTGAAACAGTAGAAGTAAGGTCACCACTTACCTGCGAAACCAAGAAGGGAATCTGTGCCAAGTGTTACGGACGTAACCTGGCAACAGGTAAGCCAATTCACATGGGTGAAGCAGTAGGTGTAATCGGTGCTCAGTCCATTGGTGAACCGGGAACCCAGCTTACACTTAGAACCTTCCACCAGGGGGGAACTGCGGGTAACGTTTCCGAAAATCCATCCATTGTTGCACGTAGAGACGGTATCGTGGAAATGGACGAGGTTAGAACAGTAACTTCTGAAAATGAAGAAGGCAAGAAGGCAGAGATCCTTGTTTCACGTTCTACTGAATTCCGTTTGGTAGCCGATAATGAACTTAGAACTCCACTTATGATTACCAACGTCCCTTACGGATCCGAATTACTGGTGAAGCCGGGCGATAAGGTGAAAAAAGGCGATGTAATTGCGAAGTGGGATCCATATAACGCGGTAATTATTGCAGAATCTGCCGGTAAGGTAGAGTACGAAGATATTATTCAGGGTGTATCCTTCCAGCTGGAAATTGATGAGCAGACCGGATTTGAGGAGAAGGTAATTTCTGAATCCCGTAATAAGAAAGCGGTACCAACACTGAAGGTAGTAGATGCCAAAGGAGTTGAGCAGCGCGCTTATAACCTTCCGGTAGGTGCCCACCTTATGGTAAACGACGGTGAAAAGATTAAAGCCGGTAAGGTTATGATCAAGATCCCAAGAAAATCTGCGAAAGCGGGTGATATTACCGGTGGTCTTCCTAGGGTAACTGAACTTTTCGAAGCCAGAAACCCATCCAACCCAGCGGTAGTAACCGAGATTGACGGTGTGGTATCTTACGGTAAGATCAAAAGAGGTAACCGCGAACTTATCGTGGAAGCTAAAACAGGCGAAAGAAAGATTTATCTTGTTAAACTTTCCAAGCAGATCCTGGTACAGGAAAATGACTTTGTAACTGCAGGGTCACCACTTTCCGACGGTTCTGTAACTCCGGATGACATCCTGAAAATCAAAGGACCTACAGCAGTACAGGAATATCTGGTGAATGAAATTCAGGAGGTATACCGTCTGCAGGGTGTGAAGATTGATGATAAGCACTTCGAGATCATTGTACGTCAGATGATGACGAAAGTAGAGATTGTGGACGGTGGCGATACCCAGTTCCTGGAGGGAGCCTTAGAACACAAATTCGACTTCCTGGAGGAGAACAACCGTGTATTCGGACTTAAGGTAGTGACTGAAGCGGGAGATTCCAAGGAATTGAAGCCGGGACAGATGATTACTGCCAGAGAACTTAGAGACGAAAACTCCAAGCTTAAGCGCGAGGATCTGACTCTTGTTGAGGTTCGTGATGCTCTTCCTGCAACTGCAACTCCGGTTCTTCAGGGAATCACGAGAGCGGCACTGCAAACGAAGTCATTCATGTCGGCAGCATCGTTCCAGGAAACTACAAAAGTGCTGAACGAAGCGGCAGTATCCGGAAAAGTGGATTATCTGACCGGCCTGAAAGAAAACGTAATTGTAGGACACAGAATTCCTGCAGGTACAGGTCTTAAGGATTATCAGAACGTTATCGTAGGATCCCGCAAGGAGTTTGAGGATATCAACTAAAATAAGAAGTTAGAGGTTAGATTTTAGAAATCAGATGCATTACTACATTTGTAGTATATTCGGTCTTCTAAATCTAACCTCAAATTTCCATCTAACATCTAAAGTCTAACATCTAATATCTAAACTAATAAAATGGACAACAACCAAAACCAAAATCAGGACCCAAACAACATCAACATTAACCTTAACGAAATGGTAGCTGCAGGTGTATACTGTAACTTAGCATTGGTAAACCACTCACCTTCTGAGTTCGTACTGGACTTCATCCAGCTTATGCCGGGTGTACAGCAGGCAAACGTAAGATCTAGAGTGATCCTTGCACCTCTGCATGCAAAGAGAGTACTTTCTGCACTTCAGCAAAACATCGCAAACTACGAGCAGCAGTACGGCGAAATCAAAGAAGTTGAGCCTTTCGTATTAGGACAGAACAATAACGTTCAGGCATAAGCCACCCACGTTTTTACAATAAAGATCCCGGTTCAGTAATGAGCCGGGATTTTTATCTATTAGGAGCCGGGAACCTGCTCTCCGCTATATCTTTTTTGGTCCCTTCAGGTGCTTCAGCCACCAAAAAAGGATGCCGCTGCGATCAGGGCTAGGGTTTAGGTTTCTAAAACCACTCTTACCAAATTTTAAAATGTCGCGAACAACTTTTCGTTCTTTGTCTACACCCACTTATCACAAACCTATCTCACAAATCCAAAATCAATAATCCAAAATTAACAATTCAAATAAAAAAAACCCGCACCTCTTAAGGTACGGGAATCTCCTCATCATTTGTGTTTATGGTTATTGTATGAGAATTTTAGAAATCAGCAGGTCAAATAAATAATACAGCAAATAAGTGCACCACCCAAATAGGAAAAGATTGTAAATCCGTTCCGTAAGCCGATACCCGACATAAAACCGAAGTGCACCCCGGGTGTAAACAAACAAAAGATTTATAAATGCAAGGACTGCCATTATCAGTAGATCAGAATGAGCAGATAGTGACAATACGTTAACTGAATCAGCCACAACCACTATAAGCGGCAGAATACTGAACACTACCATTAAAATGGAGACTTCCTGAAAACCTTTATCTGATGGACGCGTAATTTCCTGCATTCTGCCTGTTTTTGAAGTATTAATTATAGCACAAATATAGGTGTGCATACCGCCAAAGTAAGTCGGTTTACTTCAAGCCTCAATATTTTAAAAATCGTTGAATAACGTCTTTAAAGTTTGCCGTCTGAAATCCATGCGCGGAAGGATGATAAATTCCTAAAGCAGTACACTTCCCACCATCATAATCAAGTTCACGAATGTTCCATCGGTCATCGATTTTCCCGAGATGGGTTCCCCAGCCTGGTTTATTAAAAAAATGCTCCCACAACCGGCTCGAGAAAACAACAACTTTATCCGGTTTCACACTATTCAGATATTCCTTAAAGGCCAATTCTGCACGGTCTTTTTCAGCTTTTGTCGGAACTTGGTTTGCTGATGTAAAGGCACTTTGGATGCCGTTCGCAAACGCAACTTTCTGCCAGAAGTCTGAATGTTTCTGATGCACGAATATCTGGATAATCCTATTATGGAAGTTGCTGGAAATGTCGTCCAATTCCGCAATCTGGGCTTTCGTAAAGTCAGCTAAATTTTCCGGCTCATCATTATTGAAATAATGCGAATCGCCGATGATAAGTAGTTTCCCGAGTTCGGATTTACCGTAGTTGGGTCCAATCCAAGGGAGGTAGGTGGACGTTTGCATGGTTTTGTGATAGCTTTATAATATCAAACTGGTCTTGCGGTTATATCATCTGGTACAATTTCCTCTTGGAGCATGTCAGATACGTCATCTCGCGTGAAGCCCAATTCTCTCGCAATCTTATAAAAATAAATTTTTTCAACCGACTTTATAATACCATCAATCTTAATGAGAGAAGCCAAGCTTTCAATTAGAGTCAAAGCATATAAATCATTTCCTAGAAAAATTGACAAATCTATTTCCACTAGGTCTTTTGAGTGTAGCTGTCCCACAAGAGCCATTTTCTCATCATCGCATAATTCAGAATCTTCAACAAGATTTGAAATGAATTCAATTTCTTGATTATGTAGTTCAAAATCAATTTTAGCAATATTAATTAGTGCTTGAATTTTCACAAACTCAATATTAATTTTCACTTCCTCACTCCCATTTGTAAAATCTTCGTATTGGACATCTTCATAATCAGATTCTGTTCTTGAGTCTTGTGCGCCTGCACTGCCATAGAAATTATAAGAATTTGCATCTTCCTTTAATTTAGCATGAAGCTTGTTTGCCATTGGCTTAAATGTAAAAAAGGTAAGACCTCCGGATAAAACTCCACCTAATACAGGTATAAATTTTGACGCACCTTTTGCGAAGGTTTCTTTTGTTACTTTCATTCCAATCCATTTACCTACTTGTTTTATTATTGGATAGTATGCAGTTTTCGTCAGAGCTTGTTGCGGCAATCTTTTTGCCACTTGCATAGAAAGTTTTTTTCCGACCTCCGTAACAGCCTTATTTGCGGCTCCAGCTCCGAGCATAACACCTACAAACAATGTCAAGATATTGCGAGATGATTCACTAAATTGCTGTTTTTCATCTAATAGGTCAGGCCACCCATAGATATACCCCAATTTTTGTGCAATAATTACCACATGATAATAATACTGTGCTAAATCGGCGGGAACGGTTCCCAACATAGCAAATCCCCCTGGAATGCCAGCAGCAGCTGA
This window encodes:
- a CDS encoding tellurite resistance TerB family protein; protein product: MSELISWDNLMENSLKLPGIKVNRDEYLKDVFRSYGDISTLSERRPVDVFGDVIIDKVAKASINKHLLGVTSASAAAGIPGGFAMLGTVPADLAQYYYHVVIIAQKLGYIYGWPDLLDEKQQFSESSRNILTLFVGVMLGAGAANKAVTEVGKKLSMQVAKRLPQQALTKTAYYPIIKQVGKWIGMKVTKETFAKGASKFIPVLGGVLSGGLTFFTFKPMANKLHAKLKEDANSYNFYGSAGAQDSRTESDYEDVQYEDFTNGSEEVKINIEFVKIQALINIAKIDFELHNQEIEFISNLVEDSELCDDEKMALVGQLHSKDLVEIDLSIFLGNDLYALTLIESLASLIKIDGIIKSVEKIYFYKIARELGFTRDDVSDMLQEEIVPDDITARPV
- the rpoC gene encoding DNA-directed RNA polymerase subunit beta': MSNKNKSSRFNKITIGLASPESILQESRGEILKPETINYRTHKPERDGLFCEKIFGPVKDYECACGKYKRIRYKGIVCDRCGVEVTEKKVRRERIGHINLVVPIAHIWYFRSLPNKIGYLLGMPSKKLDMIIYYERYVVIQQGIAKKADGSDFDPMEFLTEEEYLDVLETLPPDNQYLDDADPNKFLAKMGAEAVEELLKRIKLDELSFDLRHKAHNEGSKQRRTEALKRLNVVEALRGANTRMINRPEWMVMRVLPVIPPELRPLVPLDGGRFATSDLNDLYRRVIIRNNRLKRLLEIKAPEVILRNEKRMLQESVDSLFDNTRKSSAVKSESNRPLKSLSDSLKGKQGRFRQNLLGKRVDYSARSVIVVGPNLKLHECGIPKDMAAELYKPFIIRKLIERGIVKTVKSAKRIIDRKEPVVYDILENVMKGHPVLLNRAPTLHRLGIQAFQPKMIEGKAIQLHPLVTTAFNADFDGDQMAVHLPLGPEAILEAQLLMLGSQNILNPANGSPITVPSQDMVLGLYFMTKQLDSTDTMKVKGEGLAFYSPEEVEIAYAEGQISLNAKVRCRLPVKENGEIVTRLIDTTVGRILFNQIVPKESGFINELLTKKSLRNVIGRVLADTDFPTTVRFLDDMKDLGYDNAFRGGLSFSLGDIVIPEEKKTMVAQAVENVDEIKANYNMGLITDTERYNQVIDVWTNTNAGLTEMIMSRMKTDQGGFNSVYMMLDSGARGSKEQIRQLSGMRGLMAKPQKAGSTGAEIIENPIVANFKEGLSILEYFISTHGARKGLADTALKTADAGYLTRRLVDVAQDVIITQDDCGTLRGTEVSPLKKNDEIVERISERILGRVSLHDVYHPETDELLVHADTIINEALAKLVEEAGIETVEVRSPLTCETKKGICAKCYGRNLATGKPIHMGEAVGVIGAQSIGEPGTQLTLRTFHQGGTAGNVSENPSIVARRDGIVEMDEVRTVTSENEEGKKAEILVSRSTEFRLVADNELRTPLMITNVPYGSELLVKPGDKVKKGDVIAKWDPYNAVIIAESAGKVEYEDIIQGVSFQLEIDEQTGFEEKVISESRNKKAVPTLKVVDAKGVEQRAYNLPVGAHLMVNDGEKIKAGKVMIKIPRKSAKAGDITGGLPRVTELFEARNPSNPAVVTEIDGVVSYGKIKRGNRELIVEAKTGERKIYLVKLSKQILVQENDFVTAGSPLSDGSVTPDDILKIKGPTAVQEYLVNEIQEVYRLQGVKIDDKHFEIIVRQMMTKVEIVDGGDTQFLEGALEHKFDFLEENNRVFGLKVVTEAGDSKELKPGQMITARELRDENSKLKREDLTLVEVRDALPATATPVLQGITRAALQTKSFMSAASFQETTKVLNEAAVSGKVDYLTGLKENVIVGHRIPAGTGLKDYQNVIVGSRKEFEDIN
- a CDS encoding DUF3467 domain-containing protein, which produces MDNNQNQNQDPNNININLNEMVAAGVYCNLALVNHSPSEFVLDFIQLMPGVQQANVRSRVILAPLHAKRVLSALQQNIANYEQQYGEIKEVEPFVLGQNNNVQA